tccTTTTATGGAGCCATTATCTATTTCAACATCTCTCCATTGTGGAAATGATCCATAATTCCGTTGATTTTGTGTAACGGGGTAGAGCCTGCAGCTAGAAAAACCCCAAACTGTCAATGATCCTCTGCTGTGCTTCACGGTAGGGAgaatattgttttggtttcaaacatgtCCATGCTTGAGCGCCTGGCTGCCATTTTACAATCGGAATAGAACAAGTTTAAATTGCTTTTatcattgaaaaacatatttttccgtTTTGTTATCGTGCAATACAGATGATTTTCAGTAAATACAACCAtgatgaagtatttttatttaaaaatttaaagtgtttCTTAAAATCCTTTAATTGCCTACCTTTTTAGACAATGTTTAGTATTAAGGAATGACTTTTTTCCGAGCGGAAAGAGATTAAGACCAAATCTCTCAAAGCCTTCCTAACTGTACTTTATGTTGAAGGCAGATTAAGCTCCTCATAAATCGTTTAAGAAGTCGCAAACGGATCTTTTATCAAAGAACTCTTTATTCGCCTATCAGTTTTTAGAGATATTTTGTTATGGCATCCACCCAACTGATCTGCTTCAactgatttttctcttttctactTTTTGACGATATCATACTCACTTGACGTTGCAATTTACAACATCCCAATGggataacattttgttttatttcggtTTGAATGTGTTTTACGACTATGTAACGAATTTTATGACTACAATCCGTTAttccattaaattatttatacatttcataaagctaacaactttgtttgtcaccacaaacaaaaattttacagaaatGGCGCTTAAAACCGTAACCTCAACACCGAGAatcgaaatccttgaaaaatccggttagttttgcaCAGACGAAATTCTGACtttccttcatttttcaatttttaaaatttttgaatgtattaaagaacatttttttgtgttcaaattccttaactgatatattaacgatctagaaaaaatattaaaacaatattttgatccagttttgtgttataaaatttaatttgatgaaaatgacaaaaaaatccggaatgtttttcaCAGCACTGTACATAATATAAAGTGATACAAAAATACTGTCCATAAATGAAGAATTCCTAttacttttataataaagtaaatcttttttattttaaccatttacttagaaaaaaataaaagtctgtTGGTAACTCAAGTTACATAAATCGGGCACGAGTTTTAAGAGTCCGACGGTATGaagtttttctgtaaaatttagaatgttaaattatttttaatgaaaaaaattacaagcttttaaaattagtgacaaatccaaaaattgcatcaatattgcgaggaaaaattttaaaatatttaggtaactcacgttacattaatTTAGTAACTCATGTTACCAGCGATTTGTGGTTGCAAAAGTAAAGAATAGATGCATATTCACTaatgttattttaaaatcgaatatagtgtaacgaagcttgcttaaatgttaatttgttttagcAATCACGATTAAATATTGTGTTTGTAGcattaaataatcatttttatgaaaaaaacaaagcCGACTTCCACGattcaaaacggggttttatggtttttctaatagttgcTAAGGcttaaactgaacgaaattcaATTGGGACTACATtgcagccactagctttccaatacaaaaagaattatcaaaattgattcactctgtccaaagttatgcggtaacaaacatatatataaaaaaaaaaaaaaatacagacgaattggaagtcggtaaaaaattgGCGCTCAACAATCACATTTCATTACATAACGCTTTGCTTTATTTTATAGATTCTGCAATCTCCTTATGTCCTCAATGGAACATTGTAAAAGAATGTAAGACCAATATTCAATTTGaggttttattgaaaaaaccgatttttgtttgaaacttttttacatatttattctATATATCCTTTGAACCACAAAAACCCCAAAATATTTCATTTCGGGAAGTTTTTTAGCACCATacttcttgttctttttttgtatttaatttaagtttgtttgctttaatcaaattattaagtatttaaaaattttaatataaataataaacagtGAGTTCCCAAAAGAAAACCTTGCGTTACGGCTTTTTCAACTTCCATGTCCTCGGATGTCATAACACTTCCAAGGCACAGATGTCATAACACTGCTTAACACTGCGGTCTATTAGATAAATACGAGTTGACCCATTTCCAGTCATTGCCTCTGATTCCGCAATCACAGTTTCAAAATATTGCATAAACCTCCAGAATCTTGTTCCGTTCGTCGAAAAAAAACCTCCAgtcatttaatacaaaattaaaagcaGTTTCGCATGAATGTTTGTGGTGTTGTTGAGcttaaaaaacagatttaaatACTGATAGCTTTTAAGTcttgttatttttaatatttccttgTCTTTAGATAACTATCAAGCTTTATCTGAGACAAAGCAATTATGTGCATATTGGTAATGAAAATTGTGTTGCTTCTATTACCGCGTTCCATCCCTAATTGCAAATTTGCTATTTACTAGGACTGGTTTTGTCACCATAATAGAATTATATGATTACAATCTTCACCGATTAACTTAaactttaaacttatttttaggATTAAAGTTGAAGAAGTAAATGATAACCAATTATCAATTACAACTGGCATCAATAAAGCCATCATCCATGCAAATCCATTCAAAATTGATTTCTATCAAAACGATGTACTGTCGGTGTCTGTGAATGCCAAGGGCTTAATGAACTTTGAACATTTGAGACATAAAACTCAACCTGCAATTGCCGGTGAGAATGAAGTCGATGGTGAAGTTCCAGAAGTACCAAAAACAATTGAAGACGAAGATCCCGGAGCATGGGAGGAAAATTTCAAATCTCATCATGATTCAAAACCACGTGGTCCCGAAGCTATTGCATTGGATTTCTCATTCCCTGAAGCAGATGTTCTCTTTGGAATTCCCGAACATGCTGATTCGTTTATATTGAAATCAACACAAGGTACAGATCCTTATAGGTTGTATAATTTAGATGTATTCGAATATGTGTTGGATAGTAAAATGGCATTGTATGGGTCGGTTCCAGTTATTTATGGTCATGGGTaagattttataatttaaattgaatGAATACAAAGATAATAATAAGAATTTGTTGTGTAGACCTCAAAGAACTGCTGGAGTTTACTGGCAAAATGCTGCTGAAACATGGGTCGATGTCTTGACCACCGAAAAGAATGTTGTATCTTCTATTGTCAACTTTGTTTCAGGTCAGTTTGATTGAATAAATTGTAGTTTACAAGTCTATAATATCTTCTCCCTCTAGGATCTCGCAAATCCGATCCACCCACTGCCCATTTCATGTCCGAGAGTGGCATCGTTGATGCATTCATCTTACTCGGACCAACTCCTCTGGATGCCTTTAAACAATACACCGACCTTACCGGTACTGCTAATCTACCTCAACTCTTCACATTGGCTTACCACCAATGTCGATGGAACTACAATGATGACAAGGACGTCGAAACTGTTTCGGCCAAATTCGATGAATATGATATTCCCATGGATACCATGTGGCTTGACATTGAATACACTGATGGCAAAAAGTACTTCACATGGGACGCCTTCAAATTCCCCAACCCCTTAGCCATGATTAAGAATCTTACAGACCTTGGTCGTCATTTGACTATCATCATTGATCCTCATATGAAGCGAGACAGTGGATATTTCTTCCACAATTACTGCACTGACAATGGTTTGTACACCAAGACATCTGATGGCAAAGATTACGAGGGTTGGTGTTGGCCAGGATCTGTAAGTTATCCAGATTTCTTCAATCCAGTCGCCAGAGAATACTACTCTGATCAGTATTTGTTGAGCAACTTCAAAACAACTACCGCAGATGTTATGTTCTGGAATGACATGAATGAACCTTCAGTGTTTAATGGACCTGAAGTGACAATGGTGAAAGATACAATTCATCATGGTAACTGGGAACATCGAAACGTTCACAATTTGTACGGGCACATGCAACTTATGGCCACATTCGATGGAATGATTAAGAGAGATCCAAATCAGAGACCATTTATTCTAACTCGAGCACATTTTGCCGGCTCCCAAAGGTATGCAATCATTTGGACTGGTGATAATTTAGCCGATTGGGGTCATTTGCAACATTCAATCAAAATGTGTTTGAGTGAAGCTGTTGCTGGTTTTTCGTTCTGTGGAGCTGATGTTGGTGGGTTCTTTGGAAATCCAGAAATTGATTTGCTAGAACGTTGGTATCAAACTGGAGCATTCTTGCCATTCTTCAGAGCTCATGCTCATATTGATACAAAGCGCAGAGAACCATGGTTATTCTCAGAGAAGACACGTTTGATTATTCGAGATGCTCTTCGCAAGCGTTATAGTTATCTTCCATTTTGGTATACAATGTTTTATGAACATGAAAAGTATGGTTTCCCTGTGATGAGGCCACTTTTGGCTCATTATCCTGCTGATAAGGATGCTTATGCAATTGATTCGGAGTTCTTGTTGCATGATAGTCTTTTGGTGCGTCCAGTGATGGAGAAGGGTGTGAGCAAGGTTGATGTGTATTTCCCTGCTAAGGATGAGCATAAGAATGGTGATGTTTGGTTTGATATTGATAATTTCCAAAAGCACGAAAAGGTTGGTTATGAGACAATCGCAGTCGATGAAAGAAAGGTAAGTTGGAAAAGGTTTTCAAAATGATTGATTAACCATGAATCTGTTTATTTTTAGACCCCAGTATTCCAAAGAGGTGGATCAATTATTCCCAAAAAGGAACGTATTCGTCGTGCGGCCACTTTAATGAAGGATGATCCATACACTTTGGTAGTTTGTTTGGACAAAGATGGTACAGCTAAGGGAAGCTTATACATTGATGATGAGAAATCCTACGATTATCGTGCTGGAAAATTCATCTATACTAAATTTGAATTCAAGGATCAGACTCTTAAGAATTCTTTTGAAACAAAACCAAATTATGACACCAAGTCATGGTTGGAGCGTGTTGTTATTGCTGGCTTGGATAAAACTCCCAAATCAGCAACACTTTACATGGATGGTAAACCATTTGAATTGGATATTTTGCCACATGAGAAAGCAATTGCTATTCGAAAGCCAGGGGTTAATATGGCTAAGAAGTTTGTGATTAagcttaattattaaaaataaactgtgTGAGAGAGTCAGTTGGTTTATTTGTTTAGTATTAGCCATCAATTTCTTTTAAGCTTAGAAAgacacattcttttttttttattaatttccgATTTGTAAGTGCAcaccatgaaataaaaacgtaGCTTAATGTCATCCatgaaaatttgtaattttttatttgtttaatgtaaaattgaaaaatgcatGTGTGTAAattaaagagagaaaaaaaaacaaaaatttttggttgtaaaattaatttatatgttATAAGCTTTAGGAACAATGAAGGCGAGGAAACCTTTCTGTAAAGGTGGACAGACAATAAGTGAAAAGCCATCTAAACCAACATAAATTGTATGCTAGAAATGTGTTTTCTGGTTCCGATTTTGGTCCTTGAAAAAGCAAAGTAACACCCTATTGTCGCGTTGTCGCGACaatatatctcgaaaacgaagcaattttatttaatctctttgtcaacaagaatctaaaaagtCACTTTCAATTTGTAAATTAGTGATgaacgatttttcaaaacatcaaACAATTGGTTTTTgccctatgaaaaaaaaaaagtatggggTTGCAAACCAGACGAAAGAAAATTTAACCAGTTCTAACACAGAATATACAAACGGAAATTTTAAGCCCAATAACACGATGGATACATgaggatacatttttataacgcttcacaaagtaaaaaaaaaataacaatggaATAATGGGCCTAAGGTCTTAAAACAAAACGAAGTTTTCTTCCATTTCATTAAGTacacaaaacatattttttcttatcattGCACTTTGAGAAAATAGTTAACATTTTACTATATGAAGTTTTAGCTTTGATTCGACATCCCTAATGTTCGCACTCAAGCAATTTACCACCTGCAAAACTTTAAATCGGGTCAAAACTGAAGAAGATAGAATTTTTGCAAAGACTAAAAAAACCCGTTTTTGTCACTACCTTATGTCTTAACAGGATATCGCTAGACAACCCATATTTTAACTATTTCTTAAGACACTAATTTTAGGAAAATAAAACtgtcaactggtataacgataaGAATAGATCACCCTTTGGAGAAATTTCATACTACATATAgatgaagtaaaatgtatgtaacaaaaaagtacgtatacacccgaGTGACcagtatatttattttaacgcAGCAGTTTCTGCTTTAAAGGTAACTCTTTGGCTTAATTTAAGACAAATTGTTTGGTTGTACATAtattttgtattcacaattGTGAGATATTAGGTACATCAAAATTGATGGTAAGAAAGAAGAGAGAAATCATGTTACTATATATCTACAGTTGGTTCACAGCTAAAATATATTTGATGTAAAAGTTTTCTAAGAATTCGGACCAAAACTATAAACTTATAATTAAAATCCACTATCCTTTATGTAcaattatagaaaaaagtttcGAAAAATGAGATTTGATGAATACAAAATTGACAACAACATGCATACAATGTGGTTGCActtaaaatatctgaaatttataaaaattcatcaAACATTAATTGAAGTTTTTCTGTAATTACGTGTTTAAAATCacaattaattaaacaaataatcaaacaatTTTGTAACCATTAATCAAATGACAATTGTTTAATCGTTAATTGTAAGTCAATTAACGATTTACACAATTTAACTTGATAATAATCACTTCAGATAGGAAGGTTACAAAATTAAGTACATCATTTGATTATTATACTGATTTTTGGAAACGATTTACTTATGCCATAATTCAACATAAGGGTGGTCGTTTAgtgtaggggagagtggcggacagtgagacaccctttttttaaattggtatatcttagaatgttttcgagatagcttaacgaaactttgaagttagtttaagacatattttatcttaatgttgcaaaaaaacttatagttaaagaatgaatgagggcatcacattggactaaaatgtagaaaaagtcaaaacgtctcactgtttgaaaggggtgcgatcagtgagacattcttaggtgaaaaaaaaataacgaaaacgtcaaataattaggtaattgacaagtatatacttaattaatttatgttactttaacccatttattcaaaaaaaaaaaacaaaaagccaaaaaaaaatgaaagaaaaaacaatacgaaatcattttgaagtcatgctaaaataatagatttttttaaaatctatatgtctcactgtttgctttttaaaaaacctatgtctcactgtttgctttttaataatgtctcactgtttactttttgtcatttttcggaaaaatataaaattacaaaaaacgagaaggaattctaattcaatgatatttttttatgaaagaacatataaatataatacatatgtaaaaaaagttctgtccactaaccagatttttttgtgttatacactctttttataacactccaaaaactactttcacctgattttgtgtgatattttacggcgggggaaaatggacagctttaattaagtcgggacaaaattaaaagacgcagacggggaaataaacgttttgacccaaactagcgttactgtgcttattttcagaaaagagaaaaatggattgtctcactgtttgcaccgtctcactgtccgccactctcccctacatttttttttagattttttcatttttggttttaggtATAGAAATAACAAATTGACAAGTCATCTTCCAGATTTTTACTTCGCATATTTCCAGTTAATTCATGTGGGGTATGGTCATACGCTAATACAGGGTGGTTTGCATAAAATGCAGAAAAAAGCGACTAATGACTGACAAGAAaagaaaagtataaaaaagGGGTGCTTCTTTTCCCCATTAAGCCTATTCCTCGGTTATAGGATTTACAACTTAATATAGTtcttagaaattatttttttccttaggTATAGGATAAAAATCTACTAAAATTGGTATAACGAAAAAATGAACACCCTATAAATAAATGTAGATTAAATCCaaaccaaaacaataataaaatgataaaaaaaaattaattgaataattagaatattttttattgtcaTCGTTGAGCTTTGAGATGGGAAGTACATACAtatcaacaatatttttgttcaattaaaagAACAATATGATTTTTACAAGTAGATACGAATAGAAACAATATGAGTGAGAGTAGAAGTGTAAACATTTtagaatttgcattaaaatttgaatGTTTAAATTAGTTTGAACACATTTCTCATTTGTCCATCCAGCGTCAAGGTAACGATAGACAAATagtaaagtttttaatttcgattttatttttattattgaaaaaagcaaaaccgtgaaattaatttttgtgatAACCGATTGACATTCAGAGTTTTAAAACTGAGGTgggttttgattaaataaagtTCATTAGTGTTAAttgcttattaaaaaaaaaactttccatacacaaaatttcaaacaattttctttgagGGCATTTGActcttcaaaaatgtttataaaaaccAATTGAAATCTATCGTGAATATAAAACGATCGCAATTTGAGCTTATTATAAGTTAAAGGCCGGAAGCCTGTTATTTCACCAGACCATATAGCTAATACCGATTTTGACAATCCATTTAAAATAGAAAAGTCCAAGTCCATtagtattcttaaaaaaattgggcAATCAAATACATATGATTTAACAAGggttatattttattataaaacaacATGTGTGTCCGGTTAAAGTAgaataatataattaacaattaTCAATTTATTATCAAATAACACTTACCTATTGACCTTCAATTTGGTTGATGCCTGCTAAACAAATAAAGtttgttaataaaaatgaaaacaccagGTTAGCTGGGGGTCGATTTTATTGGTGGTCTGTGATAAGTAAAATGTTATATCAGTTTCAATTGCATTATAAATTTGTGCAAATAAAGAAAATTCTAAGGTATTGGGAACTTACTATTTCATTTAATAAAGATAGAGattataatgtattttttttaagtcaaatttAATCGTTacaattttatacaatttcGCCTACTAAAATTTGACACATAGCTACTCTGTATTTCGTtccgaaaataaaagaaataataaattaaaacaaatattttgtactACCTATTTCAAAACCGAAAAATCTCCTGTAGGTACGTTCGAAATGAGAACTTCGAAAGTGGAATTTTCGTACCCGTAACTCATTTCCGAATGGCAAAAGCATTTGGATCGGGAACATTTTTTCTACAACAGATATGGTATAGCGGAATGAACAAGAAGTATTTTgttaaaatgtgtgtttttttttaacaaaatcttagCTATGGTTACaatttaagtaaataaattttatttgcagaGAATCTTAAAAAgcgatttaaattaaaaactacatTGTTCTACAtgtttcttaaatatttaaaaagaaatttaatgcaaaaattcagcAACAATAGGGAAGATTTGAGGTTTCAGTTGGCTCAAAACACGAGCGTTTGTTAGAAGAgaaatagtttataaaaatgtttgtttgcgTCTGCCTTGAGATTTACTTGTAATGGAATCAGTATTCACAAGCTCAATATTTCTGTGGTCTTAAATTCgccatataaaaaacattaaaattactagtttttatgttgcaaatcattaaaattgctcAAACGTTTCTCGCTCTcccataatttaatttaaaaaaaaaaaaaaaaaaaaaaatttatttaaaaaaaaaaaaacttaaaaaattttaaaaaatattaaaaatttaaaataattgaaaatttaaaaaaaattaaaattttaaaattaaaaaattaatatttaatacttaaaatttaaaattatatacaaatttactcCTCATATCTACCTATGTTAATATAAACTTTTGTCTAATATTTtgtgtaatatttatttatttaatttattatttcaaatttattgtaaatctttttgatacatcttctctttatataattttatttattatactgAAATGTCATTTCCGGCAGACGGTAGCATTGTCATGTCCGTAtttccaatagaaaaaaaaaaaaaattgtaatttatctaatgaataaaggaagaatctaatctaatctaatctaaaaaacatttaaacaaatttcatttctttcatatttttaaaaagaaattattggAAAACAGAATTAATCTTTTAAACCGAACCATTTCAATATTTCGTTAATCTATATTTTAAAGTGGATAACAACAAATTTCTTTGATCATAATAACTGATCGTTAGTACCACAATGAAAACACTTTAAAGCAAAAAGTTGGGATTTAGCTATTTGTCCAGatattacattttcaaaaaaataaaaaaatattttaaccttCATTTCGCTTTTCGGCCTACGGGGGGAACCACTGTGTTTCAAtacttacctacatattttcaaataattcatacaaaaaaatataatttgtttctTCCTGCCTGAGGATTATTAGCATGTTAACAGGCTTTTGTAGCAAGCGATAAAACAACTTTAATTAATCTTTTCCAACTCAACGTTTTTCCAATTCTCTTAAAttgcagtttttgaaaaaaaaaattgtactgaTGTTTTAGATTAAGTAGATATTTCTAACAAGAAGTTCCATAACAACTGTTTCGATAAGAGGCTATTGTGCAACTCCAGTGTTTAGTGAAATGATTAAGcaaatcatataaaataaaaaccttaaCGGAAACGTGGGTGGGctttatttttacttgaaatATACGAACTTTAAGGAATCTGTTTGCCACGATCGACTATTAAAGCGTTAAGCTTCGAACTTAGAAGTCAAGTGTTTTCGTTGATTAACATTAGGTATCTGGCTTATAACCAATATTGAAAggcttatttttctcaaaaaagattttcatacaaaaaattgagtGTACTGTCGAAACAAAGCTCGTaattcttaaatataaaaaattgtgttcCATATTTTAAATTACATACAAAATTGTGACCTGCACTAtaatattttgttggttttggttgccatgtattttttcaaattaattttattaattgcaGATATTTTTTGAGTAACAAAATGCTATACCTTTTCGTATTTAAAATAGGTTTGTCATGGACACTCCCCCATTTTTAAAGTGGCAATCTAATGAATCTCATTCAAAATTCGATAACattcaaaacacttttattgAACAGCAATACTTTCTAGAACAAGATAAAATCccttattatacaaaaattcaattattcaaGTACATTTCGATCGTATCTTATAGATCTCttatcaaattgaaaaaattaaacaattttaatgatctcaaaaaatatgataaacaaaatatttttaaggttttggaCTTTTGGTATTTACAACAAGTAGTTTACTTCAAAATTGATAAACTACCTACGTACGTAAAAATTTGTACCTATCTGAAGTTACctattacacggtgttacaaaaatgaggttttaaaatatacgcgggcggagacctatcaggttttgtagagctagtcgcactgaatacgaaacggtatttgaaaatcccctaacacccccaaaatctggagttacgggcaaaaaacggttttttggaccttcacccattgaaaaaattctagcttcgacaattttgtacccattttcgatttttttacagtttctgatagaagataaatatacctttataacaatgtataaaacatgtaactcggttaaacaacttagaatttataagatgtcaaagttcaaaaattcaattttttttgtcatttgcccaacttcggcatcaatttaaagtttatgttttcaaaacaacatgctatttaaaaaatatattcataaactatatctatttcccaatcaatcgaggtattttttatgaaaatcactccaaaattggcttagaaaaaaaaaattttcgatttcaacccagatacagaaattcgaacttttaggtatagaacaaaaatgttgtttcggcacgtagtaggataacctgggcgccaggatttgataacgggttattgtagaggagctcaatataAACATCTTTTTCTTTGGAatgggggtctatctccccccgtttaggtgggaggggcagttttctaaaaaaaaattatcaaaataaaaaaaaattattaaaaaacaacggcaacacttacagtaataaatgataccatttccaaaaggtaaaattgtgcatttgattctaatttttaaatcaatataatattcccaatagtttttgaaataatcgatttcaaagttaaaaataggggaaaaaattttttttaaaactcattttatactatttttggccagactgtgaattttagtaaataaattacttaaacagaaaactgcatcaattgattccttatcgaaccgtgaaaactatatgtttctatgtcttctagtttttgagaaaattgaaaaataaaaacaaataaaaacaaaaaatattttgaaaaaagaaaaatctgataaaataatttttcaattttcccaaaaactagaagacatagaaacacatagttttcacggttcgataaggaatcaattgatgcagttttctgtttaagtaatttatttactaaaattcacagtctggccaaaaatagtataaaatgagttttaaaaaaaattttttcccctatttttaactttgaaatcgattatttcaaaaactattgggaatattatattgatttaaaaattagaatcaaatgcacaattttaccttttggaaatggtatcatttattaatgtaagtgctgccgttgttttttaatattttttttttattttgataatttttttttagaaaaatgcccctcccacctaaacggggggagatagaccccccttccaaagaaaaaaaatgtttgtattgagctcttctacaaaaacccttcatcaaatcctggcgcccaacttatcctactacgtgccgaaacaacatttttgttctatacctaaaagttccaatttctgtatctgggttgaaatcgaaaaatttttttttctaagccaattttgaagtgattttcataaaaaataccttgatcgattggaaaatagatatagttttagaatatattttttaaatagcatgttgttttgaaaacatatactttaaattgatgccgaagttgggcaaatgacaaaaaaaattgaatttttgaactttgacatcttataaattctaagtggtttaaccgagttacatgttttacaCATTGTtataaaggtatatttatcttctatcagaaactgtaaaaaaatcgaaaatgggtacaaaattgtcgaagctagaattttttcaatgggtgaaggtccaaaaaaccgttttttgcccgtaactccagattttgggggtgttaggggattttcaaataccgtttcgtattcagtgcgactagctctacaaaacctgataggtctccgcccgcgtatattttgagtgttacaccgtgttatttagGAAATTAAACGCCAAAA
This DNA window, taken from Episyrphus balteatus chromosome 2, idEpiBalt1.1, whole genome shotgun sequence, encodes the following:
- the LOC129910532 gene encoding neutral alpha-glucosidase AB-like isoform X2, translated to MTWVLDKLKLHKKKLQDSDDKSYQLFKSKMRLAIFVLIFCTFHYGSGVDPKNFKTCDESSFCRRCRKVQPGNSKFVLLPGTLNTYSDSITIDLINKDTNHLFILKVEALEGDIFHVLIDEKTPLQPRYRVTDALKGTPKSGTIKVEEVNDNQLSITTGINKAIIHANPFKIDFYQNDVLSVSVNAKGLMNFEHLRHKTQPAIAGENEVDGEVPEVPKTIEDEDPGAWEENFKSHHDSKPRGPEAIALDFSFPEADVLFGIPEHADSFILKSTQGTDPYRLYNLDVFEYVLDSKMALYGSVPVIYGHGPQRTAGVYWQNAAETWVDVLTTEKNVVSSIVNFVSGSRKSDPPTAHFMSESGIVDAFILLGPTPLDAFKQYTDLTGTANLPQLFTLAYHQCRWNYNDDKDVETVSAKFDEYDIPMDTMWLDIEYTDGKKYFTWDAFKFPNPLAMIKNLTDLGRHLTIIIDPHMKRDSGYFFHNYCTDNGLYTKTSDGKDYEGWCWPGSVSYPDFFNPVAREYYSDQYLLSNFKTTTADVMFWNDMNEPSVFNGPEVTMVKDTIHHGNWEHRNVHNLYGHMQLMATFDGMIKRDPNQRPFILTRAHFAGSQRYAIIWTGDNLADWGHLQHSIKMCLSEAVAGFSFCGADVGGFFGNPEIDLLERWYQTGAFLPFFRAHAHIDTKRREPWLFSEKTRLIIRDALRKRYSYLPFWYTMFYEHEKYGFPVMRPLLAHYPADKDAYAIDSEFLLHDSLLVRPVMEKGVSKVDVYFPAKDEHKNGDVWFDIDNFQKHEKVGYETIAVDERKTPVFQRGGSIIPKKERIRRAATLMKDDPYTLVVCLDKDGTAKGSLYIDDEKSYDYRAGKFIYTKFEFKDQTLKNSFETKPNYDTKSWLERVVIAGLDKTPKSATLYMDGKPFELDILPHEKAIAIRKPGVNMAKKFVIKLNY